CATTACTGACCAAGGATGAAGTCTACAATTGTTTGTCTGCTATATCCAACATTTAATGCACTTCTGTGGCTCATTCTGGCGTTTTCGTtcagattgtagtaattttacACTTCTAACTTTGAGACCTTTATGGTGGTTATAATGATTAGCTTGGCTTTCTGTTGCCAAACCattatttaattctaaattgaatattttgtactGTTGCTCTCATGAACTGATTTTTGCAGTccaatatatttcttttttgatgTTTCTAATAGTATCTTGAAGTAGTCTTCACCATCTCTACAGTTTAGGAGCTAAAGTGTTGTAACCATGTTGCTGTGGAAGTTTGCATGAGTATcataagagaaataaattttacacTAGTTTTCAGTGGGAAAAAATAGGTCAAAACTAGCAGAACAAGATTTAGGAGCATCAATGAATTCCACAAACAGAGAATCTTCAGTTGAGGAAGAAGTGAATAAGAATTTGACTGCTCTTGTATCAAAGGGAGGTAAATTATGAGTGATCATAACTTTTTTGGACTTTTTGGAATTTGCAGTTAAAATAATCTATCCAGACTTATTTCCTTCTTGGGTAGTGTATGCAGTAGTATGTTTTAATTGTCAGCACTAAGATTCTTCGTGAATGGCTGGCTCTGAAATAAACAGATTTAACAGTTTCCAACTGCCTTAGCTATGTAATTTTGATTGATCATCAAAACCAATGCTTGATAGAtgaaaggaatttaattatttggcaTCTGAATGATGTCATTGGCTCATGAGTTTAATTTCCCACAGACAAGCAGTACTCCAGACTGACTCGTATGATTGATCATTTCCCAAATAGTTTTATTGCCAAAATTTACATGCATTATATGTTTGTATACATTTAGGCACAAATTTTTAGTTCACAAATTTCTTTTGGAGTATAGAGTAATTTCCATTTTGCTCATGCCCTGTTTCAGCCTGTAActatgccaaaggaaaatgggtTGTAGATGATAATTGGCCTTTGTATTCTGGGTTTGGTTGCAAGCAGTGGCTGTCAGGGATGTGGGCTTGCCGTCTGACACAGAGGACAGATTTTGCATATGAGAAGTTGCAATGGCACCCTAAGAATTGCACAATGGATAAATTTACAAGGTCTAAATTTCTAGCAAGGTAATACTTTATTTGTCTTGGTGAGATCTCATCCACTTCAACTACCAGTCTTCAATTGCAATGAGAATAATATTCTATGACTTGATGTGCTTATATATCGATGAGCTCTGGGATTGCAATGTGCACTGCCTCCTGAGAAGTTTTAGAAGAGTACAGAGCCGCACgaacaaaaatgattttaaataaaaattaattggaTTGCCTTGACTCACAAACGTTAACCTATGAAGATTAGATTGTAGAGTTGGAAGATTAAAACATCCTTAGGAGAAGTAAAAATTGCAAAACATTGAAGAACATAAGACTTGTAAGTTCTATGTGGAAAACCAAAAAATGGGAACAATGGGATCTTAGTGCAGTTGAAAGATTCACTAACATGAACAAGGCGTTTACAGAAGTTTCTATCTTAGTAACCTTACCTCCCTACTTTCGTGTGTGCTGACAATTTTGATTGTCTCTAACTACCTTTGCCCCTTACCTTGCTAGGTTAAAGGATTGGTCTACTAGAGAAATTCAAACCCTTCTTAGATTTGATGAGAATCCACTAGAAGGCTTCTTATTCCACAACAATGAAAGCACTTTTTCACTCTTTCATATACTAGGGGATTTcacttgaaaagaaaatttttcatGCTAATGGATTCGAGTCCATAACCATGGGTTCCAATGCACAAGATCTTGTAGCACTACCAATGAGGCCCTATTGATTAGTATTACACAAAAGAAATCAATTATAGGCACTAATACAATTAGGTCCGCTCTTCATAGACAAACTTGGAATTTGTGATCCCAAGTAAGATCGGTTCAGGATCATGGGATACTTTTCTATCAGATAAGAAGGGTTGTTGCACAAAAATGTACTTCTAAGTAATTGCTCCATAGATCCTGTATCTATCTTGCATTTTTATTCATCTATTGATCCTTGAGTCTTCTTGCATCAAGCTGTGAAAAATCTTGGCTTTTCGTTCCCAAAACTATAGCAAAACATTGGAAATAAGAGTTGGCTGCAGCTATGCAGTGCAAGGGCAGTTGAACGTTCCAAATATGGTTAGTACATGCTAATGGAAGTAATGACCATTCCAAATATGGTCATTACATGCTAATTTATAAAGAGAATTCTAACGTGGACAAGTATTCCTTAATGGGTTGCCTTTCATTCTGGTTTTGGATGGCAATCCTCTAGGAATCATGCCTATATTGACTTTGCTAAATAACTAACCACACAGTCCCATGTGGATCTACTAACTTTTATATGTAATCTCTACTGAAGCATGGCCACACTTTGCCTATGGTAAAACTACGGTGCTTATTGTATTGGAATTGTGAGCATGGTACAGCTACACTTGAGCTATGGTGGATACTGGATTGGATTCTTGCAATGTCTTATAACATCGAACTTCAGTTCTGCATTTTGAGGCACACCGTGGGCGTACATATGCTACGCTTTGCCTACATTCGTTCCTGGAAATCTGAAAAGATTATCCAAACCTTGTACATTCACCTTAGTCCCTTCTTAGCGAGAAACCTAAGCAAACTAGAAGAGTAGTCTTACACAATTGGCTTAAAATAACTTGCTTTATCACATGAATTTGCTAGTATATTAAACATGATCCTGTGAACTTTAGACCTCCATGTACATGGTTTGAAATAGTATGATATGCCTTAAAATTGAACAACTTAAAAGTTGGCTTGCTTTTAAGCCTGGCGCTGCATTGGTAAGGCTAACTTATCAAATCAATGCATATGTGAAGCTGTCATACATAGGGATTTTAGTTCACTTGATCCAGTATTTATCTTATGCTGTTTCTAGAAGAAACAAGATAGTTTCATTTATAGCTGATGCCATACCTTTTATATATACATGGGATCCAGCATCAAGATGTTGACgtagtaatttttaaaatttaggacATAACATGGTAGGGAcatgacaaataaaaatatacacacacatatagtattacataaaataaatcaGTCTACATTATAGAAACAAGTGTGAATAAAAGGTTTTGCTATATATTCTATAAAGCTCTGAAAAAAAAGTTGGAATTTAAGAatcttaaagtaaataaatttaacaaacagtcttttctttttatagttGATTTTTAgcttatatttttatacttataaTTTCATTCTAATTTCTATAATAAATGGATATATAAGATCCAATGTGTCGTCCAATGGTGGACACGAGTGTCACCCAAATGCTTGTAAAAACATCCAGAgtagaaaaagataaaataatgtGACGTGTATGGACCAGTGCTGACATACATTTGGAAGTCTCCCATGAATGTCAATGTCTGACACAATATGACACCTCCATGGAAGTGTTCATGCTTTTTTAAATCCTATTTGTTGAGAAAATCTTTTGTCGGCCGGTCATTGTTTAGATTGTGTCATTTTCTCCCTCTCAGTTTTTGGAGTAACCAATTGACTTTCTGGTTCACATTAACTTCTTACTGTCATGAGTTGGAAGGATGACTTCTTGTGGTGATTGATTCCAGGATGCAGAACAAAACACTTGCTTTTGTTGGGGACTCATTGGGTCGCCAGCAGTTTCAGTCTCTAATGTGCATGGTCACTGGAGGGAAAGAGATGCCTGATGTTCTTGACGTGGGAAAAGAGTATGGTCTTGTTAAGGCTCGAGGTGCTGTACGCCCAGATGGCTGGGCATACCGGTTCCCAGACACCAACACGACGATCCTTTATTACTGGTCAGCAAGTCTCTGTGACTTGGAGCCATTGGATATCACAAACCCAACAACTGATTATGCCATGCACCTTGATCGACCACCAGCATTTTTGCAGCGTTTTCTTCACAAATTTGATGTCCTAGTCCTCAATACTGGACACCATTGGAACAGAGGGAAGTTCAAGGCAAACCGTTGGGTCATGTATACGGGTGGCGTGCCCAACACTAACAGGAAGACTGTAGATATTGGGGGTGCAAAGAATTTTACAATTTACAGCATTGTCAATTGGGTTAACTTGCAGCTTCCAAAGTATCCAGGTTTAAAAGCGTTCTTCCGGTCTATCTCACCAAGGCATTTCTTTAATGGGGATTGGAACACTGGAGGTACTTGTGACATTACCAGCCCTCTATCTGGAGGCAAGGAAGTTTTACAAGATGAGTCTGGTGATCCTGTCGCTGCTGGAGCAGTAAAAGGAACACAGATTAAATTGTTGGACATAACAACTCTATCTCAGCTGAGAGATGAGGGTCACATATCCCGGTACAGCATCAAAGCTACACCAGGGATGCAGGATTGCCTGCATTGGTGCTTACCTGGTGTTCCTGATACGTGGAATGAAATTCTTTTTGCGCAACTCTAATCCCATTGTTAAACTTAGAACATTACCGTACCCTTCTGAATTTTCACGGTTCCAATTAGAAGCACAAGGGGTGCCGTAAGGTTTTAAGCTTGCACATTCTTTACACCCCACACTTTTTGTAGTTGTGTACGTTACTCAAGGAAGCAGACTATGTTGAAGTTTTGAGAAAAGCACAATGGGGGAAAAGAGCTTCAAACAGtattagctatatatatatatatattatatagatccTATTGTGGCAGAATATAAATGAACCCGGCTGTGTTATATTCTTTCAGATTTAGGTACCTGTAAAGATTTCAGCGTTCTATATTGAGCTTGTATTTGCAGCACAAAATGCTGTTACAGATGGATTCACATTTCGAGTTGTAAGAAGATTCTCTGATCTGAAGTTGTGTTTCTTTAAAGGTTCCTCACACGCGCGCGCGTGcacagtgagagagagagagagagagagagagagagagtttgattTGTGTTGCTATTGACCTACTATATATAGATAAGCAGAAAATATTTGTTGTGCTATCTTTATTGTTTAGTATAGACAACAGATTTCTTCAGAAATTTTGTCCTTACCCATTTGGATTTGATCTAAAAGTTCAGCCCCCAAGGCACCACAAGCAAATCTTTGGGCAAACCTGTTGGCATGAGTTGTTCTTGAGTTATTGTAGGGATATTACAGGCTAGAATCATGCACTATAATCCCTCAATCATAGGGTCTTCATGGATCCACAATTACAACCGTAATACTTATAGTTTCTGTATAGGCTAGCtctgcacacacacatatatatatatatatatctactcTGACTCTATAATAAATAGAGGAGAATGAAATATATGATTTGATCTCTTactaacatggtatcagagatCAAATCATATGACTGACAACGACTCTCACTCGGGTGAATCCCCAACCACTACCTCTATTCTATACGAACTGACTGCAAGGATGACAGAAGCTTTGAGCAAAGCTCCGACACCCATTCCAACCACCGATTCAGGAACTGCATCGATTGGCATCAAATTGGACGGTACGAACTATGCCCTCTGGTCACAAGTCATTGAGATGTACATCTCGAGCAAGGATAAACTCGGCTATATCAACGGAGATCTCCCGCAgccaccaacaaccgacccgtCCCTTCGTAGGTGGCGGACCAAAAATGCAAATGTGAAAGGATGGTTGATTAATTCAATGGATCCATCCTTTATCGGTAACTTTATCCATTTTTCAACAGCAAAACAAGTATGGGATGCAATTACAACTACTTACTTCGATGGAAGTGATGCAGCCCAGGTTTATGAACTTCAGGGACGAGT
The sequence above is a segment of the Diospyros lotus cultivar Yz01 chromosome 7, ASM1463336v1, whole genome shotgun sequence genome. Coding sequences within it:
- the LOC127805782 gene encoding protein trichome birefringence-like 16 — protein: MKGGFYGLRGKQISLILVALVCATILIGTWDRTYLLTSFLPPQVRFLQLSPEILIGVPSVSTLAAKPNISTVAEKGVINELEEHQSREGALEDSAEISPGIGKTETNVTTNPVKKGDILGREIANEQKRKHSSAAARTSPEKNSPVERTACNYAKGKWVVDDNWPLYSGFGCKQWLSGMWACRLTQRTDFAYEKLQWHPKNCTMDKFTRSKFLARMQNKTLAFVGDSLGRQQFQSLMCMVTGGKEMPDVLDVGKEYGLVKARGAVRPDGWAYRFPDTNTTILYYWSASLCDLEPLDITNPTTDYAMHLDRPPAFLQRFLHKFDVLVLNTGHHWNRGKFKANRWVMYTGGVPNTNRKTVDIGGAKNFTIYSIVNWVNLQLPKYPGLKAFFRSISPRHFFNGDWNTGGTCDITSPLSGGKEVLQDESGDPVAAGAVKGTQIKLLDITTLSQLRDEGHISRYSIKATPGMQDCLHWCLPGVPDTWNEILFAQL